A single window of Eucalyptus grandis isolate ANBG69807.140 chromosome 1, ASM1654582v1, whole genome shotgun sequence DNA harbors:
- the LOC104428908 gene encoding O-fucosyltransferase 1, whose translation MRRSGFHHRQHVRQGGFRGILGKLLLAAVVVLICTVSFFFSSSMSGNAGSGYSSEANVEKLWKPAYSDGWRPSSAPRTDWPPPPSESNGYLRVRCNGGLNQQRSAICNAVLAARIMNATLVLPELDANSFWHDDSGFHGIYDVEHFIKTLRYDVRIVEKIPEVRKNGKTKKIKSHQLRPPRDAPASWYLTTALEKMKEHGAIYLTPFSHRLAEEIDNPEYQRLRCRVNYHALRFKPNIMKLSKGIVEKLRSQGHFMSIHLRFEKDMLAFAGCFDIFTPAEQQILQKYREENFAEKRLVPSERRAIGKCPLTPEEVGLVLRAMGFDNSTRIYLAAGELFGGERFMRPFRALFPRLENHSSVDSSEELVVNARGLAGSAVDYMVCLLSDIFMPTYDGPSNFANNLLGHRLYYGFRTTIRPDRKALAPIFLNREKGHVAGFEEAVRRVMLKTNFGGPHKRVSPESFYTNSWPECFCQMSTNNPADKCPPENVMEILDSQLESEAVNDLESSTASNSTVSVAER comes from the exons ATGCGGAG GTCGGGGTTCCACCACAGGCAGCACGTCAGGCAGGGCGGGTTCAGGGGAATTCTGGGGAAGTTGTTGCTCGCCGCCGTCGTGGTCTTGATCTGCACcgtgtctttctttttctcctcgtCGATGAGCGGCAATGCTGGATCCGGCTACTCCTCGGAG GCTAATGTAGAGAAGCTTTGGAAACCTGCTTATTCTGATGGTTGGAGACCGTCATCTGCTCCAAGAACTGATTGGCCTC CTCCTCCAAGCGAGAGCAATGGCTATCTTCGAGTTCGTTGTAATGGTGGCTTAAATCAGCAACGCAGTGCG ATTTGTAATGCTGTGCTTGCTGCCCGGATCATGAATGCTACTCTTGTGCTACCTGAACTGGATGCAAACTCATTCTGGCATGATGACAG TGGTTTCCATGGTATATATGATGTTGAACATTTCATCAAGACACTGAGATATGATGTGCGGATAGTGGAAAAAATACCTGAAGTTCGCAAGAATGGAAAAACGAAGAAGATAAAATCTCATCAG CTGCGTCCACCTAGAGATGCTCCAGCCAGTTGGTATTTGACAACTGCTTTAGAGAAGATGAAAGAACATGGTGCCATCTATCTTACCCCCTTTTCACACCGTCTGGCTGAAGAAATTGACAACCCTGAGTACCAGAGACTGAGGTGCAGAGTAAATTATCATGCTTTGAGATTTAAGCCAAATATTATGAAGTTAAGCAAAGGCATTGTGGAAAAACTCCGATCACAAGGTCACTTCATGTCAATACATCTTCGCTTTGAGAAGGATATGCTGGCATTTGCTGG GTGCTTCGATATATTTACCCCTGCGGAGCAGCAAATATTGCAGAAGTATCGAGAAGAAAATTTTGCTGAGAAAAGACTTGTCCCGAGTGAAAGGAGGGCAATTGGCAAATGTCCTTTAACCCCTGAAGAG GTTGGTCTGGTCCTACGAGCTATGGGATTTGACAACTCCACGAGAATATATTTAGCAGCTGGTGAACTATTTGGGGGTGAAAGATTCATGAGACCCTTCAGGGCTTTATTTCCTCGCCTTGAGAACCACAGTTCAGTGGATTCCTCTGAAGAGTTAGTGGTGAATGCCAGAGGATTGGCAGGCTCTGCTGTGGATTACATGGTCTGTCTACTTTCAGATATTTTTATGCCAACATATGACGGCCCAAGCAACTTTGCAAACAATCTTCTGGGTCACCGCCTATATTATGGCTTTAGGACTACAATCCGACCTGACAGAAAAGCTCTTGCACCGATCTTCCTCAATCGAGAGAAGGGACATGTAGCTGGCTTTGAAGAAGCTGTCAGGCGAGTCATGCTTAAAACGAATTTTGGTGGGCCCCACAAGCGTGTGTCTCCTGAGTCCTTTTACACAAATTCTTGGCCTGAATGTTTCTGCCAGATGTCAACAAATAACCCTGCTGATAAGTGTCCACCTGAGAATGTCATGGAAATTCTGGACagtcaactagagagtgaagcGGTCAATGACTTGGAATCATCAACGGCATCTAATTCTACAGTATCTGTGGCAGAAAGATGA
- the LOC104428817 gene encoding TOM1-like protein 6 isoform X2, producing the protein MVKNCGDYVHFQIAEKNILGEMVKIVKKKTDMNVRNKILALLDAWQEAFGGPGGKHPQYYYAYEELRRSGVQFPRRSLDAAPIFTPPVTHPTERDPQAGYGMPSNSTRRLDEAMATEIESLSLSTMDSMRNIMELLSEMLQAVNPGSRESVKDEIIVDLVNQCRSNQKKLMQMLTTTSDEELLARGLELNDGLQIVLSKHDSIASGSPLPNQISNFNSQLDKAGAPGVKQGEVNQREMKRDASPGASAAPSTPPATVASRFVDEEDEEEDDFAQLARRHSKPQNVPGSTTAVGNAGLASMNNPSSSISFAPSTSADIPADALALALPDPPAPVKTTKDQDMIDFLSLALTTTSPPPQTPHTPSLDQNMNQVPVSPSMEANPYATQNNFGSRGQSTYNSYVVPWAQQQPQPQLQLPQPQPQPQLQSYRPFPSQMQPQYPSPYPPPPWASGNGYSNHQHHVPTSNAGAFWTPRAETPASYTPPQGIRPLQSFNSFPARGSNGPAPSSVPSNISAPPPGQKPFVPSYRLFEDLNVLGNANGRLKTTNGGSSTLSGSPGPSMVGGRK; encoded by the exons ACAGATATGAATGTCCGCAACAAAATTTTAGCATTGTTAGATGCTTGGCAAGAGGCTTTTGGTGGACCAGGTGGAAAACATCCGCAGTACTACTACGCATATGAGGAACTTAGA CGTTCTGGTGTTCAATTTCCCCGGCGCTCATTGGATGCAGCACCAATATTTACTCCGCCAGTGACCCATCCAACTGAGAGGGATCCTCAAGCTGGATATGGCATGCCAAGCAATTCCACGAGAAGACTTGATGAAGCAATGGCAACTGAGATAGAATCTCTCAG TCTGTCTACCATGGATTCAATGCGGAACATCATGGAGCTGTTAAGTGAGATGCTGCAAGCTGTGAACCCAGGTAGTCGTGAG TCGGTGAAAGATGAAATTATAGTCGATCTTGTGAATCAGTGTCGTTCCAACCAAAAGAAGCTTATGCAGATGCTTACTACAACTAG TGATGAAGAACTTCTTGCGCGAGGTCTTGAATTGAATGATGGTCTGCAAATTGTATTGTCAAAACATGATTCTATAGCTTCTGGGTCCCCATTGCCAAATCAAATATCAAACTTCAACTCTCAATTGGACAAAGCTGGTGCTCCTGGTGTTAAACAGGGTGAAGTTAACCAGAGGGAGATGAAAAGAGATGCTAGCCCAGGAGCAAGTGCAGCACCCTCTACACCTCCTGCTACTGTTGCAAGCCGCTTTgtggatgaagaggatgaagaagaagatgacttTGCTCAACTTGCACGAAG GCATTCGAAACCGCAAAATGTTCCTGGAAGCACAACTGCTGTTGGGAATGCCGGTCTTGCATCAATGAACAACCCAAGCAGCTCAATTTCATTTGCTCCATCTACATCCGCTGACATTCCAGCTGATGCTTTGGCTTTAGCTTTGCCTGACCCGCCTGCTCCTGTTAAGACTACAAAAGACCAAGACATGATAGACTTCCTGAGTCTTGCCCTGACGACCACGTCTCCTCCACCCCAAACCCCTCACACTCCGTCCTTGGATCAAAATATGAATCAAGTACCCGTTTCTCCTAGTATGGAGGCCAATCCTTATGCTacccaaaataattttggatCTCGAGGACAGTCGACATATAATAGTTATGTGGTTCCGTGGGCCCAGcagcagccgcagccgcagctGCAGCTGCCTCAGCCTCAGCCTCAGCCTCAGCTCCAATCATACCGACCATTTCCTTCCCAAATGCAACCCCAATATCCATCGCCCTACCCTCCACCACCATGGGCATCAGGCAATGGTTACTCCAATCACCAACACCATGTCCCCACATCAAATGCTGGCGCATTTTGGACTCCTCGAGCTGAGACCCCTGCATCTTACACGCCTCCACAAGGAATCAGACCGTTGCAGTCTTTTAACTCGTTCCCTGCTAGAGGAAGCAATGGACCCGCTCCATCTTCAGTTCCTAGTAATATTTCTGCGCCTCCACCTGGACAGAAGCCTTTTGTTCCTTCTTACAGGTTGTTTGAAGATCTAAACGTCCTCGGCAATGCTAATGGAAGGCTGAAGACGACAAACGGCGGATCTTCCACGCTCTCCGGGAGTCCTGGTCCCAGCATGGTTGGTGGGAGGAAGTGA